GAAAAAGGGCTTCCCTATTTTGCGGGGAAGCCCTTTTCGTTTGTTGCCGCTGTCGAGCGGGCCCTGCGGCGGAGATCCGCCGGCGGAAACTATCCCAGAAACGCCAGGAATGCCTCGACCTGTTCGTGCAGGAGGCAAAGCTGTTCTTCGGTGAAGACGACCTTGTCGGTCTTGAAGGCGTCCATGTTCACGGCGACGCCCGTGCCGCCGCCGGGCATCACGTCCGTGCGCATGAACTCGAGCAGCTCGGTCAGGCGCGCCCGCGAATTGGCCGTGGCGTTTTTGCCGCCGGCGCCGCTGATTGTGACTTTTTTCTTGTACGTCGCGGCGCTCTTGTAATCGCCCTGCACCGTCGGGCGCGAAAGCCAGTCGAGCAAGTTCTTGAGCAGGCCGGGAAAATTGAAGTTGTATTCCGGCGTGACGATCCACACGCCGTCCGCGGCGGCCACGGTCTCGCGGACGCGGCGCACCGTTTCGGGCGCGGGCCATTCGATGTCCTGATTCATGTAGGGGATGTCGTCAAACCGCAGCGTGGAAACGGTGGCTTTCCCTGCCAGTTCGGAAGAGATCACCTGAGCCAGCTGGCGGTTGAAAGAGTTTTTTCTCAGCGAACCGATAACGAGCAGAATGCTGCGCATGAAGTCCCTCCTGCGACCGTTCCGTCGGAAAAATTACAGCGTCAACGAAGGCGCGGCATAAACGCGGGCGAGGAGCTCCTGGTTCAGCGCGTACAGACCCTTGGGATCGGAACCGAAGAGCGAGAACTTTTTGATCAGGTCTTCGGCGTTCTTTTCCTCTTCGCCCTGTTCCTTGACGAACCAGTCGAAGCACTGCATCGTGCGGTAGTCGTTCACGTCGCTGGCGGCTTTGTAGATCGCGTTGATCAGGCCGGTGACGTATTGCTCGTGCTCCAGCGCGAACTTGAGCGGATCGTCGAGTTTTTTGTACACCTTGTCGGGCTTGGCGATCTCGGAGAAGGTGACGAGCTC
This DNA window, taken from Pyramidobacter piscolens W5455, encodes the following:
- a CDS encoding NADPH-dependent FMN reductase; this translates as MRSILLVIGSLRKNSFNRQLAQVISSELAGKATVSTLRFDDIPYMNQDIEWPAPETVRRVRETVAAADGVWIVTPEYNFNFPGLLKNLLDWLSRPTVQGDYKSAATYKKKVTISGAGGKNATANSRARLTELLEFMRTDVMPGGGTGVAVNMDAFKTDKVVFTEEQLCLLHEQVEAFLAFLG
- a CDS encoding ferritin gives rise to the protein MLDAKVKGLINTQVNKEFYSAYLYLDFANYYYDQGLDGFAHWYDVQAQEERDHAMLMRTYLQNNGELVTFSEIAKPDKVYKKLDDPLKFALEHEQYVTGLINAIYKAASDVNDYRTMQCFDWFVKEQGEEEKNAEDLIKKFSLFGSDPKGLYALNQELLARVYAAPSLTL